In Erigeron canadensis isolate Cc75 chromosome 1, C_canadensis_v1, whole genome shotgun sequence, a single window of DNA contains:
- the LOC122585897 gene encoding 40S ribosomal protein S27-2, whose amino-acid sequence MTLPNDVDLLNPPAELEKRKHKLKRLVQSPNSFFMDVKCQGCFNITTVFSHSQTVVVCGNCQTVLCQPTGGRARLTEGCSFRRKGD is encoded by the exons ATG ACGCTCCCAAACGATGTTGATTTGTTGAACCCACCAGCTGAATTGGAAAAAAGGAAGCATAAGCTCAAGCGCCTTGTTCAGTCTCCCAATTCTTTCTTCATG GATGTCAAGTGCCAAGGCTGTTTTAACAT AACTACTGTGTTTAGCCACTCGCAAACAGTGGTGGTGTGTGGAAACTGTCAGACAGTGTTGTGCCAGCCTACCGGTGGTCGTGCTAGACTTACCGAAGGATGCTCTTTCCGCAGAAAGGGAGACTGA
- the LOC122585896 gene encoding uncharacterized protein At4g14100-like encodes MTSTPPSSHSAPHILLLLLLFTFTILSASPITNASAPPPTPTTWPDQFHSILVMNKSGILELIDLWYDWTNGRNFNIIQHQLGNVLYDLEWNNGTSFYYTLDDDKICSSAQLEVGILRPNWLDGATYVGQRKVDGFDCYVWEKADFITYYEDVVTRRPVHWVFYTGREAHVMTFEVGAALEDIKWQAPSYCFEEKEKTLVTTMADASIMHRGLADFDTLRIGSM; translated from the exons ATGACGTCAACCCCTCCATCCTCCCACTCTGCACCCCACATTCTACTCCTCCTCCTACTATTCACATTCACAATACTATCAGCATCCCCCATCACAAACGCATCCGCCCCACCACCAACGCCAACAACATGGCCAGACCAATTCCACTCAATCCTAGTAATGAACAAAAGCGGCAttctagaattaatagattTATGGTACGACTGGACAAACGGTCGTAACTTCAACATAATCCAACACCAACTGGGAAATGTTTTGTATGACTTAGAATGGAACAATGGTACCTCTTTCTATTACACACTTGATGATGATAAAATATGTTCTTCTGCACAGCTGGAGGTTGGGATACTGAGGCCTAATTGGCTGGATGGTGCGACTTATGTTGGTCAACGGAAAGTGGATGGGTTTGATTGCTATGTTTGGGAGAAAGCTGATTTTATTACTTATTATGAAGATGTTGTTACTAGACGCCCTGTTCATTGGGTCTTTTATACTG GAAGGGAAGCACACGTGATGACGTTTGAAGTAGGTGCAGCGCTTGAGGATATAAAGTGGCAGGCTCCTTCCTATTGTTTTGAGGAGAAGGAGAAGACGCTTGTTACAACAATGGCAGATGCTAGCATTATGCATAGAGGTTTGGCAGATTTTGACACTCTTAGAATTGGAAGTATGTAG
- the LOC122581118 gene encoding protein NEOXANTHIN-DEFICIENT 1 isoform X2: MDDEESKCSSGYGKPPWIFKGSALYQFHLVKAEVAKAIIPKEFRLVEAFGYTLGGFFLANYNESPFGMFDELVVIAGIVWNPPVSHAWAARVYVNNDKACRHGRKEFGLPSQVATFSKSIKAISARPKEKSNGFSTINDVGTHDNMNIAEINGHVATSLYDIRLASPVSEMHSLKWMAMGPAIKMSLPSFSGHTEHIPQLLKYYCQIDCRVKPTSPAKVLGLMDRKHTSEIQNAELEESLEKREMSIAVMLSKPILALQFNCLKMEVEPPIVVSKGSHNLS, translated from the exons ATGGATGATGAGGAATCCAAATGCAGTTCAGGATATGGCAAACCTCCTTGGATTTTTAAAGGCAG TGCATTGTACCAGTTTCATCTTGTGAAAGCTGAAGTTGCTAAGGCCATTATTCCTAAAGAGTTTAGATTAGTTGAAGCTTTTgg ATACACTTTAGGAGGCTTCTTTCTTGCAAACTATAATGAGAGCCCTTTTGGAATGTTCGATGAG CTTGTGGTGATCGCAGGAATTGTCTGGAACCCGCCAGTCTCTCATGC ATGGGCAGCAAGGGTTTATGTTAACAATGACAAGGCGTGTAGGCATGGAAGAAAG GAGTTCGGGCTTCCCAGTCAAGTTGCCACGTTCTCAAAG AGTATAAAAGCCATATCAGCAAGACCAAAGGAAAAAAGCAATGGTTTCTCGACTATCAATGATGTTGGTACCCATGATAACATGAATATAGCTGAAATCAATGGTCATGTGGCAACTAGCCTCTATGATATTAGACTTGCATCTCCTG TTTCGGAGATGCATTCATTAAAGTGGATGGCTATGGGCCCTGCGATTAAGATGTCCCTTCCAAGCTTTAG TGGCCATACAGAGCATATACCTCAGCTTCTCAAGTATTATTGCCAGATTGATTGCAG GGTGAAACCTACATCGCCCGCAAAAGTTTTAGGGCTGATGGACCGGAAACATACCTCTGAAATACAAAATGCTGAGTTGGAGGAGTCCTTGGAGAAAAGAGAAATGAGCATAGCTGTAATGCTTTCTAAACCCATATTAGCCCTGCAGTTCAACTGCCTGAAGATGGAGGTTGAACCTCCAATTGTAGTTTCAAAAGGTTCACATAACCTGTCCTAA
- the LOC122581118 gene encoding protein NEOXANTHIN-DEFICIENT 1 isoform X1 yields the protein MMRNPNAVQDMANLLGFLKAVSFSALYQFHLVKAEVAKAIIPKEFRLVEAFGYTLGGFFLANYNESPFGMFDELVVIAGIVWNPPVSHAWAARVYVNNDKACRHGRKEFGLPSQVATFSKSIKAISARPKEKSNGFSTINDVGTHDNMNIAEINGHVATSLYDIRLASPVSEMHSLKWMAMGPAIKMSLPSFSGHTEHIPQLLKYYCQIDCRVKPTSPAKVLGLMDRKHTSEIQNAELEESLEKREMSIAVMLSKPILALQFNCLKMEVEPPIVVSKGSHNLS from the exons ATGATGAGGAATCCAAATGCAGTTCAGGATATGGCAAACCTCCTTGGATTTTTAAAGGCAG tGTCTTTCAGTGCATTGTACCAGTTTCATCTTGTGAAAGCTGAAGTTGCTAAGGCCATTATTCCTAAAGAGTTTAGATTAGTTGAAGCTTTTgg ATACACTTTAGGAGGCTTCTTTCTTGCAAACTATAATGAGAGCCCTTTTGGAATGTTCGATGAG CTTGTGGTGATCGCAGGAATTGTCTGGAACCCGCCAGTCTCTCATGC ATGGGCAGCAAGGGTTTATGTTAACAATGACAAGGCGTGTAGGCATGGAAGAAAG GAGTTCGGGCTTCCCAGTCAAGTTGCCACGTTCTCAAAG AGTATAAAAGCCATATCAGCAAGACCAAAGGAAAAAAGCAATGGTTTCTCGACTATCAATGATGTTGGTACCCATGATAACATGAATATAGCTGAAATCAATGGTCATGTGGCAACTAGCCTCTATGATATTAGACTTGCATCTCCTG TTTCGGAGATGCATTCATTAAAGTGGATGGCTATGGGCCCTGCGATTAAGATGTCCCTTCCAAGCTTTAG TGGCCATACAGAGCATATACCTCAGCTTCTCAAGTATTATTGCCAGATTGATTGCAG GGTGAAACCTACATCGCCCGCAAAAGTTTTAGGGCTGATGGACCGGAAACATACCTCTGAAATACAAAATGCTGAGTTGGAGGAGTCCTTGGAGAAAAGAGAAATGAGCATAGCTGTAATGCTTTCTAAACCCATATTAGCCCTGCAGTTCAACTGCCTGAAGATGGAGGTTGAACCTCCAATTGTAGTTTCAAAAGGTTCACATAACCTGTCCTAA
- the LOC122581109 gene encoding coiled-coil domain-containing protein SCD2-like, with translation MDSNNRTASPVYPRKWSSESNTYPAMSPGRYHHHNRSSSNSGAISNIKRNQNVAAKAAAQRLAQVMASQATDNDGDDDDDDDDDDDLDFRFAPTSVRRPPVNNSSRTGNANANRPSIPVSNKISSGSPLPTLARTRSEETQPVTLSGRPSKSNNMLPLVPPSKTSLRTPMAIPPIDPPTKQQTNKRFQSETGENNLKNGGDGREASALRDELDMLQEENENTLEKLRFAEESCQDAETRVKELEKQVASLGEGISLEAKLLSRKEAALRQREAALKEAKKAKDGVNGEVVALRSEVKKAKDEAAAVVDQLQGIESEVKAFHSMTQRMVLTQSEMEEVVLKRCWLARYWGLAVRLGICADIAVSKHEYWSSLAPLPFEVVVSAGQKAKEEGWEQGTDNMERRSKLVQDLNDLTSEGNIESMLSVEMGLKELACLKVEDGIVLAFAQLRRMNSARQTTSDVKSSGDPKFMEAFELSPEESEDVLFKEAWLTYFWSRAKSLGIEEDTAKSRLQFWISRSAHSPTSHDAVDVEQGLMELRKLGIEHRLWEASRQGS, from the exons ATGGACTCAAATAACCGGACTGCAAGTCCGGTTTACCCACGCAAATGGAGCTCCGAATCAAACACATATCCGGCAATGTCTCCAGGCCGTTATCACCATCACAACCGTTCATCTTCAAATTCCGGCGCCATTTCAAACATCAAACGCAATCAAAACGTTGCTGCTAAGGCTGCCGCTCAACGGCTAGCTCAAGTTATGGCTTCTCAAGCTACTGATAATGACGGCGATGACgatgatgacgacgacgacgacgatgatCTGGATTTCCGATTCGCTCCTACTTCTGTTAGAAGACCGCCGGTTAATAATTCTAGTAGAACTGGAAATGCTAATGCTAATAGGCCTTCAATTCCTGTTAGTAATAAGATATCTTCTGGATCTCCTTTGCCTACT cTTGCTAGAACCAGATCAGAGGAAACTCAGCCAGTCACATTGTCCGGAAGGCCATCGAAATCGAATAACATGTTGCCTTTGGTACCCCCGAGCAAAACATCTTTGAGAACTCCAATGGCTATTCCTCCAATTGATCCCCCAACAAagcaacaaacaaacaaaag ATTCCAGTCAGAAACCGGAGAAAATAACTTGAAAAATGGAGGAGATGGGCGAGAGGCTTCTGCACTTCGTGATGAA CTTGATATGCTCCaagaagagaatgaaaataCCCTTGAGAAG CTCAGGTTTGCTGAAGAAAGTTGTCAAGATGCAGAGACGAGGGTTAAGGAGCTTGAAAAACAG GTGGCTTCTCTCGGTGAAGGAATATCTTTGGAAGCAAAATTGTTGAGCAG GAAGGAAGCTGCATTGCGCCAAAGAGAG GCTGCACTTAAAGAGGCCAAAAAAGCTAAAGATGGAGTAAATGGAGAAGTTGTAGCACTGCGCTCCGAAGTCAAG AAAGCAAAGGACGAGGCTGCAGCTGTTGTGGACCAACTTCAGGGAATTGAGTCTGAAGTTAAGGCTTTCCACTCGATGACACAAAGGATGGTTTTAACTCAGAGTGAGATG GAGGAAGTAGTGCTTAAGAGGTGTTGGCTTGCTCGCTACTGGGGTTTAGCGGTGCGCCTAG GTATCTGTGCTGATATTGCAGTGTCTAAGCATGAGTACTGGTCCTCTTTGGCACCTCTTCCCTTCGAAGTTGTGGTTTCTGCTGGGCAAAAGGCAAAGGAAGAAGGCTGGGAACAAG GCACAGACAATATGGAAAGGAGGAGTAAACTTGTACAGGACTTGAATGATCTAACAAGTGAAGGAAATATTGAGAGTATGCTTTCGGTTGAAATGGGTTTGAAAGAGCTGGCTTGCTTAAAG GTTGAAGATGGTATCGTTCTTGCATTTGCTCAATTACGTCGTATGAACTCTGCTCGACAGACTACATCAG ATGTCAAGTCTTCAGGTGACCCAAAGTTTATGGAGGCATTTG AATTGAGCCCAGAGGAATCTGAAGATGTTCTTTTTAAAGAG GCATGGCTTACATACTTTTGGAGTAGAGCAAAAAGCCTTGGTATTGAGGAGGACACTGCCAAGTCACGCCTTCAATTTTGGATTAGCCGTAGTGCACATTCACCAACTTCACATGATGCTGTTGATG TTGAGCAAGGCTTGATGGAGCTACGAAAATTGGGTATCGAGCATCGTCTATGGGAAGCATCAAGACAAGGAAGTTAA
- the LOC122584734 gene encoding poly(A) polymerase I isoform X2, whose amino-acid sequence MCFEKKGYEVYLVGGCVRDLVLKRTPKDFDILTTAELKEVMRAFPHCEIVGRRFPICHVHVDDAVIEVSSFSTTGRKFGKKSKSSMRRPSGCNECDYIRWNNCMQRDFTINGLMFDPFARLVYDYIGGMEDIQKAKVRCIIPANTSFVEDCARILRGIRIAARLGFRFSRETSHFLKELSHSLLRLDKGRIHMEMNYMLAYGSAEASLRLLWKFGLLEILLPIQASYLISHGFRRRDKRSNMLLSLFASLDKLLAPDRPCHSCLWVGILAFHEALVDQPRDPMVIAAFCIAIHSGGSLSEAVNIAREISQPYDTSFQEISEPKFSYSKDELMDEVIRLAASVKAALRRLSDENLVSHALIQYPQAPQSDLVFISCTLSVKVSSIFDCVRKGKNRRFVAKRGSEIDFESLALGRLDEVRDIFGRVVFDTVYPSRLAKL is encoded by the exons ATGTGCTTCGAAAAAAA AGGATATGAGGTATACCTTGTTGGAGGTTGTGTACGGGATCTTGTGTTAAAGAGAACTCCAAAAGATTTCGACATCCTGACGACTGCAGAACTTAAAGag GTAATGAGAGCATTTCCACACTGTGAAATAGTTGGAAGACGGTTCCCTATATGCCATGTCCATGTGGATGATGCCGTTATTGAG GTCTCAAGTTTCAGCACAACTGGAAGAAAGTTCGGGAAGAAGTCAAAATCTTCTATGAGGAGACCTTCTGGTTGTAATGAATGTGATTATATTCGATGGAACAATTGTATGCAGAGGGATTTTACAATCAACGG GTTGATGTTTGATCCATTTGCAAGACTTGTGTATGACTACATTGGTGGAATGGAAGACATCCAAAAGGCTAAA GTTCGCTGCATAATCCCTGCAAACACTTCATTCGTGGAAGATTGTG CTCGGATTCTGCGTGGGATTAGAATTGCTGCTCGTTTAGGCTTTCGATTTTCAAGAGAAACTTCTCATTTTTTGAAAGAATTGTCGCATTCATTGCTACGGCTTGATAAG GGCCGGATACACATGGAAATGAATTATATGTTGGCATATGGATCTGCAGAGGCGTCACTAAGGCTGCTCTGGAAATTCGGGCTACTTGAGATTCTTCTACCTATCCAA GCATCTTACCTTATTTCACATGGATTCCGCAGACGCGATAAAAGATCTAACATGCTTCTG TCTTTGTTTGCTAGCTTGGATAAACTTCTAGCACCTGATCGTCCATGCCATTCTTGCCTGTG GGTTGGCATTCTTGCATTTCATGAAGCATTGGTAGACCAGCCTCGTGATCCTATGGTAATAGCTGCATTTTGCATAGCCATTCATAGTGGTGGATCTTTGTCTGAAGCAGTTAATATTGCAAGAGAAATCTCACAGCCTTATGACACTAGTTTCCAAGAAATATCAGAACCTAAATTTTCGTATTCAAAAGATGAGTTAATGGACGAGGTTATAAGACTTGCAGCTTCTGTAAAAGCTGCATTGCGGAGACTGTCAGATGAGAATTTAGTTTCTCATGCCCTGATCCAATACCCACAAGCCCCACAATCTGATCTG GTGTTCATTTCGTGTACTCTATCAGTAAAGGTAAGCTCCATATTTGATTGTGTTAGGAAGGGCAAGAATCGGAGGTTTGTTGCAAAACGAGGAAGTGAAATCGATTTTGAATCATTGGCATTGGGTAGATTGGATGAAGTTAGGGACATTTTTGGTAGAGTTGTATTTGACACTGTATATCCTTCCAGGTTGGCTAAGCTGTGA